The Peromyscus maniculatus bairdii isolate BWxNUB_F1_BW_parent chromosome 6, HU_Pman_BW_mat_3.1, whole genome shotgun sequence genomic interval GCGCTGGGGCCCATATGAGAGCCCTTACTTCTGTGAGGAGAGCTTTCCTTACCTATGAAACTGAGGACAGACACTGATTGGTCCTCTCATTCTGACCACTAGAGGGTCTAAAATCTCTGCCAAGTCTTCAGCCAACTTCTTTGTCTCAGTGATCTATCTGATAAGGACATCAGTACATCTAGGTGTCTTGAAATGGCATTTCTTGGGTGTGTACAATTAAGAGCATAAACATATCCTGATGAAGTTTCTTTACCTCTCCTGTTCTGACTCCAACTCCCCCATGCTGTCTGTCAAAAGTACATGGACCCCAAAATGACTGCATATACCCCTAAGCACACTTTGGCTTCTCTGAGGCCTCCAGCTAATGTATCTCTTTGCAGAGTCTCCATCCAAAGTGCAGCTAGTCGGAGGTGCCCACCGCTGTGAAGGGCGAGTAGAGGTGGAACGCAATGGCCAGTGGGGGACTGTGTGTGATGATGGCTGGGACCTGAATGATGTGGCTGTGGTATGCCGGGAGCTGAGCTGTGGAGCAGCCATCAAAGCCCGAAGTGGTACATCATATAAGCCACCAGCACCAGAAGAGCAAAAAGTTCTTATTCGAGACTTTAACTGCAAGGGGATGGAAGACACATTGTCTCAATGTGAGCAAGATGGTCATGTTTATAATTGCCAACATACAGAAGATGCTGGGGCACAGTGTGAGAGTAAGTATGGGAGGCTCAAGGACCGTCTTCCTGTAGCCTATACCCCATGTGGCCATTCTGTTAGCCTTTATTTCCTGTCGTGGACTTTCACACAGTACTACAATCAATGATGGCAACATCATCCTTTCCATTTCACACTCTCTTGGCTGTGAGACTTGGATATAATGATACCCACAATTTTTACCCATAttgtttctgtcttagtttccAGCTAGATACGAGGCTCAATTTCTCTTgtttacacacatgcaaacaaatatACACAGATCCATTAGCCACTGAAGATTTGTTCAGTGTCTGTGTCTGGAGCTGGGATGGAGTTATGGAAGAGCTCATGGGATTTAACATGTGCTCTTGTGAGCATTTCCAGTCTCAAGTTATCTATCAGCTTAGTTGGGAAGACAGGAGATGCTGATAGGAAGCCAAAGCAGTCTCAGAGACAGATGGATACAGGCATATAAATGTGCAACCAATACAGTTGCACAAACAAATGGCTACATTGTGtgttgtagcttgagttttcctgccttgcccacagtcaggataaatctctgtcacccgccagtcccacagccgctcagacccaaccaagcaaacacagagacttatattgcttacaaactgtatggccgtggcaggcctcctgttaactgttcctatatcttaaagtaacgcatttctacaaatctataccttgccaggcggctcgtggcttaccagcatcttcacatgctgcttgtcctggcgggtggctggcgggtggctggcagctggctggcggtgtctccttctgcctttctgctcttttatctctcctctctgttagtcccgcccatacctcctgcctagccacaaccaatcaggttttatttattgaccaattagagcaacttgacatacagaccatcccccaacacagccaagtgcagaccatctcagacacctgcactcaggcccatggtcctaatcatcctctatgcaaacctgctgggtaacgccacaaggaacccaagaagggctcccacaggacatacattaacatcccacagcagtgtgttCCTTCACTGTTCTACATAACTAGCTTTCTAGGAATTAACAGTATGTGTGTGCTTTCTCCAAAGCCTGTGATTGGACTGCAAGGCTGACTCTATCCGCTTCTTTTTGTCTCCCCACAGGATTTATCATTAAAGAAAagatgctgcccccccccccaatgttaaagtctccagggtttttttttttttttttttaaggaaagtcaGGGTTTGGGAGCTTTAGTCTAGATTACTTGATTTATGCCAACATTGAGCcaaaatattttgacattttgtgttaacatatgtatttattaatacTTAAATCAGCAGATTAATATTAAATCTATAGCTCTTATCTGTCTTTTGTGAGAAGCAGTAAGTTGACTAtggaaataaattagaaaaactaAAATGCTACAGAAATGATTATGATTTATCTGGGGACCAAGAAACCACCACTTCAGTCCCTTGGCCCCCAGCCATTATGTGGTGCTTACCACTCGAATAGCCTTGTACTGACCACCAAGAACAGAGCCATGTATAATCAGACTCCCTTTTCTGAGAAGACCATATGCTAGCATGGAAGAGACATggcttctccctttctttccagaCCCAGACATCGATAGCCCCTTCATCCCAGAGAATGTGCGACTAGTAGACGGCCCGGGACGCTGCCAGGGTCGTGTGGAGGTGCTGCACCAGCTGGAGTGGAGCAGTGTGTGCAAAGCAGGCTGGAATTTACAGGCTTCCAAGGTGGCGTGCAGGCAGCTGGGATGTGGGCGGGCGCTACTGACCCACGCATGTTGCAACAAGACGACTCAGGGCAAAGGGCCCATCTGGGCGAGCCAGATGTCGTGTGCTGGACAGGAAGCAAACCTTCGGGACTGCCCTTTTAGGTCTTTGGAGAAAAATTGTACCCATGATGAGGACGCATGGGTGGAATGCGAAGGTAACAGAATATAATGGATCCTACATCCGGAGATTAGGTTAATTCATAAATGTAGTTAAGGAAACCCAGGCAAACAATATTTACAAAACTACCTATGCACTAAAAGGCCATtgtaaatttatatatttgtgtggaTTGCCaattctcttaaaaaataactCCCTTTGTAGAGGGAAACAAAAATTGTGCATTGTGCAATCGTACTATGAACTATGATGTAGAATGCCGTAAATAGGGTATACATGCTGAGTTCTTTGGTTTGTAATAACCACTAGAAATTCCTTCATACATATTGTGTATCTATAAATAATAGATATTTATGAATATAACATATAGAGATactatatttagaaaataaagtggaaaCATTCTAGTTAGGGAAACAGAGTTGGAAATGGAAGGAGACTTAAGGAAGGAGAGACTGTCGCCAAAACACACATAGAGAGTCTCAGACTTACTGGTGGGGCTTTGGAGACCACGCGCGtaatcttattttctcttttcatctctTACGTCACcaccttcccccttccccctgcaGATCCCTTTGAGCTGAAGCTGGTAGGAGGAGACAACCCCTGCTCTGGGAGGTTGGAGGTGCTGCACCAGGGTACCTGGGGCTCTGTCTGTGATGATggctggggagagaaggaggaccAAGTGGTATGCAAGCAACTGGGCTGTGGGAAGCCCCTTGTTCCATCCTCCAAAGCCCGAAAAAGCTACGGACCTGGGGCCGGCCGTGTCTGGCTGGATGATGTCGTTTGCTCGGGGGAGGAGCAGTCCCTGGAGTCCTGCCGGCACAGGTTCTGGGGGTACCATGACTGTACCCACAAGGAAGATGTGGCGGTGATCTGCTCAGGTAAGTCCTACTGACCTACTACGGTTGCACTTCCAAGGGACAAAGGCGGAAGAGAGGCAGACGCCCTCTAGTGGTCAGAGTAATTCCACCAGGGTTGAGAGTCACAGTGGTCATTACCTGCTCTGTACCAGCAAGTCTCCACGGTTAGGATTCAGGCTCCTAGCAgtagttctgtttttctttggagTCTGGAAGAGGTTGGTGATGGGCAAGgataggtatttttaaaatacaattattgaACATAAGAATATTAGGAGTTGATCAATGTCCTTATATTAAACATGAGAAAAAGTAAGTCAAAGAAAACAGTTTGCCAAACTATGCAAACGACTTTTAAACCATACagcaaaactaaataaattagtGTTTGCTTCCTACCCCAGGTCAGTTCTCTGAGGTGACCCCAACCTTCAAGCCCTAATTTTGAGCTAACTATAGAAGGCAGGTTGACCTCAGTCTGACATGGCTTCCTAAACCttatttccagtgtgtgtgtgtgtgtgtgtgtgtgtgtgtgtgtgtgtgtgtgtgtgtgtgtgtgtgtagaagagctgggtggctggcagGGAGCTCTTTTGAGAAGGCCTATGAGCATCTTGCCAGAGAGTACAGGATCCTGGCCCTGAACCACTGGCCTCCtcgaaggagggaaggaaggagaggatgtTCAAGTATAACTCCTGACTCTAGCTGAAGGGCTGCAGCCCAGCTGTGGAATTAGGATGGGGAGGTGGCTGTTTTCTTTTAAGTAACTAACTCTAAAGTGAACTGAGAACTGATTTTAACCAAAAAGAATGTGGGGGAACAGTTAATGCCCAGAAAACATTGAACTGTGTACTCTGCAAATACTGCTTCACCCtaaaattcagacaaaaagacTCCTTTGTCCAATTTACCTCAAAGACTTTGTGAGTGTGTAAGGATAAGGCATGAACACAGTCAACCATCCTTTCCCCTGCATTCTGCATCCGTGGATTGAGAAATATTGGAGAAACAAAGCTGTACCTGTCCTGAGCACACAGACTTACCTTATCACTATTCCCTTAAGACTGTAGCAGGACAGCTCTCCACACAGTGGTGCTGCACTCGGTGTTGGAAGCAATCTCGGAGTGACTTAAAGCACACAGAAGGAGGTGCTTAGGTTCTTTGCAAATTTTTGTATACTTCATAGAAGACTATCATACCTGTGGGTTTTGGCATCCTTCGGGAGGCTGATATGAACTGTCTGTCCATGCAGAAGAAGGCCTGTACTATTTGTGACTCACAGAGAATGTAACTGTTGTACCTTTGGAATACAGCTCCAGATTATTACCTCTCTCATATCATGGTGGGCTCCACATGTAGATTAGCTCTTTCCTGTTCTAACCCTCCATCTACTCCCTTGGCCAGTTTAGCTTGAGGGGAACTAACCTTTCCAAACCTGATTCCACcctcacttcctttttctcttctctttacaGAAAGTATCCCAAGACTTTGATGGATAACCTGGATCCCTGCCTTACCTGGATCCCTGCTGCTTGCTCAGTTGGGCCCTGATTCTTCAAGTGGTTATAACCTGCCATGGACTTTAGCCACCTCCGCTGAGCCTCTTAGGAGAGTGAACAATGTGCTCAGATCTTGATCTCAGGGATCCCCTCTCCCATAATCACCTCAAGAGATGAGCTGCTGAGCTCCCTTGCTGAAGAAGTGCTTCCAGTTGCCCTGTGCTCACTGTTAACCCCTTGGTATTGGTTCCAGTCTTCACTTTCTCTTCCCAGCCTAACCTGCAACTCTTGGGCCTGACGTGGGATCAGTTGTACAGGCCATGACTAAGGCCCAGCCTATCTGTAAACAACACTGAGGATATGATAACAAAAGGAGAGCATGAAAGGGAATGTGGGTAGACAGTATTTTGGAggtaggggaaaaaaacagaCTTCTTcgaatgttttttaaattttataacaaGAGAAATGACCATAATAATAATGCTTCACTACCCTGCCATCTCTCAGAGAAAGTAGCAGAGCGGTTTCCTGCAGCCCTCAAATGTTACTCCTTGAGTTCTAAATGTCTACCCAAACCCATATGTTTGAGGTTTGCTGTGTGATACAACAGTATTTTGAGATGGGGCCTTCGGGATCTAACTGCATCACGTGGTCGGATCCCTCAGCCCTTTTTGAGCAGATTACTCATTGGTGAATCCACTGGGAGGTGGTAGAAACTTCAGGAGGTGGGACCTAGTTAGAAGAAGGAGGTCATTGGGATGTGCCTTTGGAAGGGGATATTTTGTTCCCTGGTTGATCCCCTGGCCGTGTTCAAGGGTTGGTTCtatatcttggctattgtgaattaTGCTGCAATAAAGATGAGTGTGCAGGTATTTCTTGAtatgctggttttgttttcttggatttaTGCCCCAAAGTCAGATGCATTTTTATACTCACATGGCCATCTCATACCCATAGAGAGATCTTCACAAATGCTTTGAACAGCACACTCCTACCCTCCTGGGCCTTGTTggtagctccagctgtcctgtgTTAATTAGCACTTTCCAGGGATTGGTTCTCCAGGTAAGTGGATTTCTACCAAGTTATTCTGGACCTGGAAACGGACATTTCTCACATATGACAGAGACCAGAAAATCAGGAGAAACCCTTCCGTGGGGACACACAGGTAATAGCAAAACACATGCATGGACAGAACCACACATGAAGCCAGTTCCTGGGATCCAGTGGCACTCCTGAATTCATGTCACAAACTGCTGTGTAATcatagcaatttttaaaactgagttATCTGGTATTGGTTTTAGTGCTTCTAACCAAGAACCCCAACTGATCAATGAAGTGATGTTCTGCCCACATTGGCTGAGGCTGACCAGATAGGCCAGTTGTTAGCAGTGTAGACATCGCCATTGCATTTATACAACTCACAGGTACAATAGCAGGAGACAAGGACCTATGACAGGAATACCACTCCAAGGTACTGACCATGGGTGCCCTGTTTTGCCTGTTGAATActtaaaagctaacattcacAGATAAGAGAAAACATAACAGTATttgctttggggtgtgtgtgttgggttactatactcaggatgattttgcCAACTTCATCCATATTTTGTTAAtcgtataatttattttttaatagctgaataattttccattgtgtatttgtaccaGTTTCattattcatcagttgatgaatgTCTACACTCTTAACAGTTTCTGTCTATtttgaataaagcagcaatgaacatggtcaTCAAGTACCTCTCTAGAAGGAtctagagtcctttgggtatataacCAAGAGTAGCATAGCTGGGTCTTCAGGAAGATCTATTCCCTATTTCCTGAGGCACCACCACACTGAtctccatagtgactgtacaagtttgcactcccaccagcaagggATATGTGTTCTCTTTTCCCCATACCCTTGCCAGCATGGGCtctcatttgttttgttgatcttagccattctggttggtataagatgaaatttcaaagtagtttggatttgcatttccctgatgactaaggatgttgaccatttctttagtgtttctcagccttttgtGTTTCATCCTTTGAGAACTCTACTTAGTTCTGCGCTCcatttaattgggttgtttgatttctttatggccagtatttttagttctttatagatttcagATACTAACCCTCTATTGGATGTCtaattggtgaagatcttttctcatccTGTGGCCTGCAGCTTTGTGTgaatgatagtgtcctttgccataaaaaaaaaagttcttcaacttcatgaggtcccatttattgactgTTGATCTCtatgcctgtgctattggtgtcctgttcagaGCCTCTTtccctgtgccaatgtgttcaagctTATTCCACACTCTTCTGTCTTATCAGATTCAAGGTATCTGGCTTTGTGTTgaggtctgtcttagttaggatttctattgttgtgaagagacaccatgaccatggcaactcttataaggaaaacatttaattggggtggctcgcttacagtttcagaggttcagaccattgtcatcatggtagtGAGCATGGTGGGGTGCGGGCAGATGAAGTGATGGCTACACATTGAaatgcaggccacaggaagttgactgagacactggctgctatcctgagcataggaaacctcaaagcccacccccaccatgacccacttcctccaacacaaCCACACCCATTCcgacaaagccacacttcctaatagggccactccctgTGATGTAatggggccaattatattcaaactgccacaaagTCCTTGGCCTATGAGAGTTGAATTTTGTGTGAGGTGATGAATATGGAATCTGTTTGCATTCCTTTACAGGCAGCCATCCGGTTGGacctgcaccatttgttgaagatgctgtcttttctctagtatgtttttgttttgttttgttttgttttgtttgtttgtttctttggcaaAAGTCAGATGTCCATATGAGCATGGACTTAAGTTTTCATCTTAGATTCAATTCCAGATCATTACATCTGTTTTTATGCAgctaccatgctgtttttattactatggctctgtagtacactttgaaatctgggatggtgtgtagcatgaatcttaaatggtcttactaataaaatcaaacctgaggccaggtattggggtgaatgctggaagatcagagaagcagaacaagccacagccacctcaacttgccagttcctcaggtgatcctgtttcctcagactggaaacctctgagtccttatccaaaactgtaagcaagccaccccaattaaatgttttccttataagagttgccgtggtcatggtgtctcttcacaacaatagaaatcctaactaagacagacctcAACACAAAGCCAGATACCTTGAATCTGATAAGACAGAAGAGTGTGGAATAagcttgaacacattggcacagggaAAGAGCCTCTGAacaggatctcagctgaactgcttctcaaaagcctgaaagcttaaaccagcatctagttcctcatcctcatgccttaaatgcctttctgctttctgccatcagttcctgggattaaaggcgtgagtcaccatgtctggctgtttccagtgtggccttgaactcacagagatccaggcggatttCTGccactggaatgctaggattaaaggcgtgtgccaccattttctggcctctatatctag includes:
- the Cd5l gene encoding CD5 antigen-like isoform X2, translated to MPSSAAWLMALLLNLMLAISTVFIGSCLSESPSKVRLVGGTHRCEGRVEVERNGQWGTVCDDGWNLTDVAVVCRELSCGAAIKARSGSSYKPPAPEEQKFLIRDFNCKGMEDTLSQCEQDGHVYNCPHTEDAGAQCEKSPSKVRLVGGAHRCEGRVEVERNGQWGTVCDDGWDLNDVAVVCRELSCGAAIKARSGSSYKPPAPQEQKVLIRDFNCRGMEDTLSQCEQDGHVYNCPHTKDAGAQCEKSPSKVQLVGGAHRCEGRVEVERNGQWGTVCDDGWDLNDVAVVCRELSCGAAIKARSGTSYKPPAPEEQKVLIRDFNCKGMEDTLSQCEQDGHVYNCQHTEDAGAQCENPDIDSPFIPENVRLVDGPGRCQGRVEVLHQLEWSSVCKAGWNLQASKVACRQLGCGRALLTHACCNKTTQGKGPIWASQMSCAGQEANLRDCPFRSLEKNCTHDEDAWVECEDPFELKLVGGDNPCSGRLEVLHQGTWGSVCDDGWGEKEDQVVCKQLGCGKPLVPSSKARKSYGPGAGRVWLDDVVCSGEEQSLESCRHRFWGYHDCTHKEDVAVICSESIPRL
- the Cd5l gene encoding CD5 antigen-like isoform X3, with protein sequence MPSSAAWLMALLLNLMLAISTVFIGSCLSESPSKVRLVGGAHRCEGRVEVERNGQWGTVCDDGWDLNDVAVVCRELSCGAAIKARSGSSYKPPAPQEQKVLIRDFNCRGMEDTLSQCEQDGHVYNCPHTKDAGAQCEKSPSKVQLVGGAHRCEGRVEVERNGQWGTVCDDGWDLNDVAVVCRELSCGAAIKARSGTSYKPPAPEEQKVLIRDFNCKGMEDTLSQCEQDGHVYNCQHTEDAGAQCENPDIDSPFIPENVRLVDGPGRCQGRVEVLHQLEWSSVCKAGWNLQASKVACRQLGCGRALLTHACCNKTTQGKGPIWASQMSCAGQEANLRDCPFRSLEKNCTHDEDAWVECEDPFELKLVGGDNPCSGRLEVLHQGTWGSVCDDGWGEKEDQVVCKQLGCGKPLVPSSKARKSYGPGAGRVWLDDVVCSGEEQSLESCRHRFWGYHDCTHKEDVAVICSESIPRL